Below is a window of Candidatus Bathyarchaeia archaeon DNA.
CAAGTTTCTCCCTCAGTTTCGGATCATCGATAAGTAGAGTCAATTTGTTAGCCAGATCTACTTCGTCTCCGGTCCGGAATGAGACCCCAGCGGAGCCTGCAACTTCGTGGGTTGCGCCAGAGTCCGAAAAAATGAGAGGTAGGGAGTGATCCATAGCCTCGAGTAGAACTATCCCAAAGGCTTCGTTCACAGACGGGAAGCAGAATACGTCAGCTGCAGCATATACAGGGTGCAGGGAGGGCAGATATTTCCAACTGTACACTTGTCGTTCTAGGCAGAGGCTGCGGACGTCTCTATGAAACGACTGGGCAAGAGGCCCACCGCCAACGACAAGAAGCTTTACCTTCCTGCCACGTCTGGCCAATATTTCCAACGCCCTCAATAGGGTCATCGGATCCTTTGCAGGATGGAGACGGCCAACAAAAAGCAAGACAATCGTGTCTTCGTCGATGTTAAGCAGATTCCTCGATTCTTCTCGGGTAAGATCCGAATCTGGACAATGAGCAATCCCATTGTATACGACCGTAGACTCTATTCCGAGGACCTGCTGAAGTGTGGAGCGAACGAAATTCGACACCGAAGCTCTCGAAGACGAGAGTTTGGCCATGATTCGAACCGCTCCAAATTCTGTCGTATAGGCGAC
It encodes the following:
- a CDS encoding glycosyltransferase family 4 protein; the encoded protein is MRIGLVSNFRGGLRQFATTLCEGLQKNGFEVDVLCPASLEIAGSRQVVTGPAVYRGVSALARLLTARYDLIHCNIASLGIIPVVRREMSRIPIVETFHGFPQWWLEPRIMDKVAYTTEFGAVRIMAKLSSSRASVSNFVRSTLQQVLGIESTVVYNGIAHCPDSDLTREESRNLLNIDEDTIVLLFVGRLHPAKDPMTLLRALEILARRGRKVKLLVVGGGPLAQSFHRDVRSLCLERQVYSWKYLPSLHPVYAAADVFCFPSVNEAFGIVLLEAMDHSLPLIFSDSGATHEVAGSAGVSFRTGDEVDLANKLTLLIDDPKLREKLGREGRRRIDDYFRLDSMVKSYVQIYEETLSSRGGRA